From a region of the Castanea sativa cultivar Marrone di Chiusa Pesio chromosome 10, ASM4071231v1 genome:
- the LOC142612218 gene encoding uncharacterized protein LOC142612218, which yields MADIQSLAPEKLIDKLTHATHVGDNRGLEIFAACDDEILKQVLPHCTVDQLKYVEKCLKSKGRDLSPVTDKLWKKFYERKFGVQNANVVTQRMKERKVWYKWVALYEAKLKEASEKANRAIERVGKLYEKEKERKQSRQVKVVTVVSNNNNNKRVCTSEVPNLNKGNLMKKARKEFLNCLEVKNLQAINLQRKYHLN from the coding sequence ATGGCAGATATTCAGAGTTTGGCACCTGAGAAGCTGATAGACAAACTAACGCACGCTACTCACGTTGGTGACAATCGTGGTCTAGAGATTTTTGCCGCATGTGATGATGAAATTCTTAAGCAAGTTTTGCCGCACTGCACTGTTGATCAGTTGAAGTATGTGGAGAAGTGTTTGAAATCCAAAGGAAGAGATCTTAGCCCAGTGACTGATAAGCTATGGAAGAAATTCTATGAAAGAAAATTTGGGGTTCAAAATGCTAATGTTGTGACTCAAAGGATGAAGGAAAGGAAGGTGTGGTATAAGTGGGTGGCACTGTATGAGGCTAAATTGAAGGAAGCGAGTGAGAAAGCTAATAGGGCGATCGAACGAGTTGGGAAACTTTATGAGAAAGAGAAGGAACGCAAACAAAGTAGGCAAGTGAAGGTAGTCACAGTGGTgagtaataataacaataataagagAGTGTGTACATCCGAGGTTCCAAACTTGAATAAGGGCAACTTGATGAAGAAAGCAAGAAAGGAGTTTTTGAATTGCCTAGAGGTGAAGAATCTTCAAGCTATCAACTTGCAAAGGAAATATCATCTGAATTAA
- the LOC142612540 gene encoding histone H2AX-like, translating into MSSAAETTTKGGRGKPKATKSVSRSHKAGLQFPVGRVARFLKTGRYAQRVGSGSPVYLSAVLEYLAAEVLELAGNAARDNKKNRIIPRHIQLAVRNDEELSRLMGSVTIANGGVLPNIHQNLLPRKAGKGKGDIGSASQEF; encoded by the exons ATGAGCTCCGCTGCAGAAACCACCACAAAGGGCGGCAGAGGCAAGCCAAAAGCCACAAAGTCCGTCTCCAGATCCCACAAAGCCGGTCTCCAATTCCCAGTTGGTCGTGTCGCCCGGTTCCTCAAAACCGGCCGATACGCCCAACGTGTCGGCTCCGGCTCCCCAGTCTACCTCTCCGCCGTCCTCGAATACCTCGCTGCTGAG GTTTTGGAGTTGGCTGGGAATGCAGCGAGGGACAACAAGAAGAACAGGATTATTCCGAGGCACATACAGCTTGCTGTGAGGAACGACGAGGAGTTGAGCAGGCTTATGGGGTCTGTGACCATTGCTAATGGCGGTGTTTTGCCTAATATTCATCAGAATTTGTTGCCCAGGAAAGCTGGGAAAGGAAAGGGTGATATTGGGTCTGCTTCTCAGGAATTTTAG
- the LOC142611869 gene encoding histone H2AX-like, with protein sequence MSSTGGSTKGGRGKPKSSKSVSRSQKAGLQFPVGRIARFLKAGKYAERVGAGAPVYLSAVLEYLAAEVLELAGNAARDNKKNRIVPRHIQLAVRNDEELSKLLGTVTIANGGVLPNIHQNLLPKKIGKGKGDIGSASQEF encoded by the exons aTGAGTTCCACAGGAGGTTCAACCAAGGGTGGCCGAGGCAAACCCAAGTCCTCAAAGTCTGTTTCTCGGTCACAGAAAGCTGGGCTTCAATTCCCTGTGGGTCGTATAGCCCGGTTCTTAAAAGCCGGCAAGTACGCCGAGCGTGTCGGTGCCGGAGCTCCGGTTTACCTCTCCGCCGTGCTCGAATACCTTGCTGCTGAG GTTCTTGAGCTAGCTGGTAATGCTGCTAGAGACAACAAGAAGAATCGTATTGTTCCGAGACACATACAACTTGCTGTGCGAAACGATGAGGAGTTGAGCAAGCTTTTGGGAACGGTCACCATTGCTAATGGAGGTGTCTTGCCCAACATTCATCAGAATTTGTTGCCTAAGAAGATTGGTAAAGGGAAAGGTGATATTGGATCAGCATCGCAAgagttttag